The following are encoded together in the Cyanobacterium aponinum PCC 10605 genome:
- a CDS encoding TonB-dependent receptor — protein MGYRSSAFDEGVDPSPVYSYFLLDLISSIKLGQGTLQIGIENLLDTFYFALYSQRTQGFSNTFYSAGSGRTISVKYGISW, from the coding sequence ATGGGGTATCGCAGTTCTGCGTTTGATGAAGGAGTCGATCCTAGTCCCGTTTATAGTTACTTTCTCTTAGACTTAATTAGTAGCATAAAATTAGGACAAGGTACATTACAAATTGGCATTGAAAACCTATTAGATACCTTTTATTTTGCCCTTTACTCCCAAAGGACTCAAGGCTTTTCTAACACCTTTTACAGTGCAGGAAGTGGGCGAACCATTAGTGTTAAGTATGGTATTTCTTGGTAA
- a CDS encoding MFS transporter — protein sequence MVRKFLIIWSGQLLSTIGSNMTNFALTIWAWEKTGTATALAFISFAFLAPTLITGLFMGVIVDRFERKLLMILGDIITGTVSVILLLIYTFSSLEIWHIYLLIAITSPFSQLQSLASESITADLVTPENYIRAGSLTSILNYGSQIVAPALAGFLYPIISLTGILFIDLFTLILAIFTVIITPIKEKKIKLHSNKITDNLTEIFIYLKENKYFLTIITIEILFWFIHDIGGSIFKPLILSRTDGNTFILGSISASAGIGGVMGGLIITFWGKIKNRFKGFIIGIMGASICKLIFGFGQSILIWLPLQFCSSLNFPLIYSTRQGLYLDLIPSNLQGRIFAFSSWLRLGVGAISALLGGILADRIFEPWMMTDNIFSPLFGTQKGAGMNLLYVLCSVGMFFVGLWGWYSRKRMRN from the coding sequence ATTGTGAGGAAATTTTTAATTATTTGGAGTGGTCAATTATTATCAACTATTGGTAGTAATATGACTAATTTTGCCTTAACTATTTGGGCATGGGAAAAAACAGGCACTGCCACTGCACTAGCTTTTATTTCTTTTGCTTTTCTTGCCCCAACTTTAATTACAGGATTATTTATGGGTGTTATTGTTGATAGATTTGAGCGAAAATTGTTAATGATTTTAGGAGATATAATAACGGGAACAGTTAGTGTTATTTTATTATTAATTTACACTTTTTCTAGTTTAGAAATTTGGCATATTTATCTATTAATTGCGATAACTTCTCCCTTTTCTCAACTGCAATCCTTAGCCAGTGAAAGCATTACGGCTGATTTAGTTACCCCAGAAAATTATATCCGTGCAGGTAGTTTAACCTCAATTCTAAATTACGGTTCACAAATTGTTGCTCCGGCATTAGCAGGTTTTTTATATCCCATAATTAGTTTAACAGGTATTTTATTTATAGATTTATTTACCTTAATTTTGGCTATTTTTACAGTTATTATTACTCCTATTAAAGAAAAAAAGATAAAATTGCATTCTAATAAAATTACAGATAATTTAACAGAAATATTTATTTATTTAAAAGAAAACAAATACTTTTTGACAATAATAACAATCGAGATTTTATTCTGGTTTATCCACGATATTGGAGGAAGTATTTTTAAACCATTAATTCTTTCTCGCACCGATGGAAATACATTTATTTTGGGTAGCATAAGTGCATCGGCAGGAATTGGGGGAGTAATGGGGGGATTAATTATTACTTTTTGGGGAAAAATAAAAAATAGATTTAAGGGTTTTATTATAGGAATAATGGGAGCTAGTATCTGTAAATTAATCTTTGGTTTTGGTCAATCTATATTAATTTGGCTACCATTACAGTTTTGCTCTAGTTTAAATTTTCCTTTAATTTATAGTACCCGTCAAGGTCTTTATTTAGATCTCATTCCATCTAATTTACAAGGAAGAATTTTTGCTTTTAGTAGTTGGTTAAGATTGGGAGTTGGTGCTATTTCGGCTTTATTAGGAGGTATTTTAGCCGATCGCATTTTTGAGCCTTGGATGATGACGGATAATATTTTTAGCCCTCTTTTCGGTACGCAAAAGGGTGCGGGAATGAATTTGTTGTACGTTTTATGTTCTGTAGGAATGTTTTTTGTAGGTTTGTGGGGATGGTACTCTAGGAAAAGAATGAGGAATTAG
- a CDS encoding MFS transporter: protein MKNNSIYSFIILWLGQSFSLIGSRITTFALIFWTWDSTSQASSLSLLWFFQQLPQIFVAPLAGYLVDRCDVKGTLRTRKLLMILGDLVAVLSTIFLLFQQLNQQLTITDLYITTFINNCFGSIQELAYTTTIPLMIPSHQFDRANSLEFLSGYGSRIIAPAMAGILYPLINLQGILMVDIGTFFLALITIYFVQIPSSNNHKNRENLVTSNYHKNAILFTEIKSSYQYIKNNKLLKNLLIITCLFQFFHDLGDSIYAPLILARTNNDQIIYSHIATSAGIGGVIGALFIVTKGGFSHPMKGVFIGMIGAGVSKIVFGFSNVYFIWIIAQFFSSFHFPILGSAETTIWLRETPLNSQGKILAFQRMGILIFSLIAYSLGGFLADYFFVPLMTQENIFSFVFGMGKSAGISLLYTLSAIALFLIGLWSWYLSTKNNQLSQ from the coding sequence ATGAAAAACAATAGTATTTATTCTTTTATTATTCTTTGGCTTGGTCAAAGTTTTTCTTTAATTGGCAGTCGTATCACTACTTTTGCCCTTATTTTCTGGACATGGGATTCTACTTCTCAAGCCTCTAGCCTTTCTTTACTCTGGTTTTTTCAACAATTACCGCAAATTTTTGTTGCTCCCTTAGCAGGTTACTTAGTAGATAGGTGCGATGTTAAAGGCACACTACGCACACGCAAATTATTAATGATTTTAGGGGATCTTGTTGCCGTTTTAAGTACTATTTTTCTGCTTTTTCAGCAATTAAATCAACAATTAACCATCACAGATTTATATATCACCACTTTTATTAATAATTGTTTTGGTTCAATTCAAGAATTAGCCTATACAACAACTATTCCCTTAATGATACCTTCTCATCAGTTCGATCGAGCCAACAGTTTAGAGTTTTTATCTGGCTATGGCTCTCGTATTATCGCCCCTGCAATGGCAGGAATATTATATCCTTTAATTAATTTACAAGGAATTTTAATGGTGGATATAGGTACTTTTTTTCTTGCCTTAATAACTATTTATTTTGTTCAAATACCATCTTCTAATAACCATAAAAATCGAGAAAATTTAGTTACATCTAATTATCATAAAAATGCTATTTTATTTACAGAAATAAAAAGTAGTTATCAGTATATAAAAAATAATAAGCTCTTAAAAAATCTCCTAATAATAACTTGTCTTTTCCAGTTTTTTCATGACTTGGGAGATTCTATTTATGCACCTTTAATTTTAGCTCGAACCAATAATGATCAAATAATTTACTCTCATATCGCTACTTCTGCTGGTATTGGCGGAGTAATAGGTGCTTTATTTATTGTCACTAAAGGGGGTTTTTCTCACCCGATGAAGGGAGTTTTTATTGGTATGATTGGAGCAGGAGTAAGTAAAATAGTTTTTGGATTTAGTAATGTATATTTTATTTGGATAATAGCCCAATTTTTTTCTTCTTTTCATTTTCCTATTTTAGGAAGTGCAGAAACCACTATTTGGTTAAGAGAAACTCCTTTAAATAGTCAAGGTAAAATTTTAGCTTTTCAACGAATGGGTATTTTAATTTTTTCTTTGATTGCCTACAGTTTAGGTGGTTTTTTAGCTGATTATTTTTTTGTCCCTTTAATGACTCAAGAAAATATATTTAGCTTTGTTTTTGGTATGGGGAAAAGTGCAGGAATAAGTTTATTATATACCCTAAGTGCGATCGCACTTTTTTTAATTGGTTTATGGAGTTGGTATTTATCAACCAAGAATAATCAACTATCCCAGTAA
- a CDS encoding TonB-dependent receptor plug domain-containing protein, giving the protein MQRFINSTCLMAGLLPIAFIQLVQAQEVVNLIFDIQAQATTTGVDVQMKSLTDEPLLIQEYREGNTIIIEILDVDLGLPNDNNVILSTPDEAITTVEAEKVDRNVQIRITGKDNLPKVNIIQGDKILTLKAEAVSDFSQAQKYQEIPETIDLIVTATRKPDELRRIPRSVTVINRQQIEEQTALTEDLGTILGKLVPGFGPPSDRAFTASSLRGRNASILIDGVPLNVNNRDFDRELQTISPNAIERIEVLRGPSALYGGEATGGIINIITRRPTEESFVSTAEIGIDATLGELQGESFGNFLRYGISGKKDDFDFLIDLSRKDSGASFDAQGDRIPTIQGTDESETFNLLGKLGVQFDENQRLQFTANYFYDRRESPFISDPAVDYIEGRRKARALRVGTLEFPNGGGPQMDQNILLNLSYSHNDLWGSSLDTQIYYRDNVSRSDPRDRRPGTFGIFQGELNSQNWGTRFSVDTPVSPQFNILWGIAVLRLMKESILVPFIVTFS; this is encoded by the coding sequence ATGCAACGTTTTATAAATTCCACTTGTTTAATGGCAGGTTTATTGCCGATCGCATTTATACAATTAGTTCAAGCTCAAGAGGTAGTCAATTTAATTTTTGATATTCAAGCCCAAGCAACAACAACGGGGGTAGATGTACAAATGAAAAGTTTGACAGATGAGCCATTACTTATTCAAGAATACAGAGAAGGAAATACCATTATTATTGAAATTTTAGATGTAGATTTAGGTTTGCCCAACGATAATAATGTGATTTTATCTACTCCTGATGAGGCAATTACAACGGTAGAAGCAGAAAAAGTCGATCGCAATGTGCAAATTAGAATTACAGGAAAAGATAATCTACCCAAAGTAAATATTATTCAGGGAGACAAAATATTAACCTTGAAAGCAGAGGCAGTATCAGATTTTTCTCAGGCACAAAAATATCAAGAAATTCCCGAAACCATTGATTTAATTGTCACTGCCACAAGAAAACCTGACGAATTAAGACGTATTCCCCGTTCTGTAACAGTGATTAATCGTCAACAAATAGAAGAGCAAACGGCTTTAACAGAGGATTTAGGCACGATTTTAGGGAAGTTAGTACCGGGGTTTGGTCCTCCATCCGATCGCGCTTTTACGGCTTCTTCTTTGCGGGGTAGAAATGCCTCTATTTTAATTGATGGTGTACCTTTAAACGTCAATAACCGAGACTTCGATCGAGAATTACAAACCATTTCCCCCAATGCCATTGAACGGATTGAAGTATTAAGAGGACCTTCGGCTTTATATGGTGGGGAAGCAACAGGAGGAATTATTAACATCATTACTCGTCGCCCAACGGAAGAAAGTTTTGTTTCTACGGCGGAAATAGGTATAGATGCCACACTAGGCGAATTGCAGGGAGAAAGTTTTGGGAATTTTCTTCGCTATGGTATTTCAGGGAAGAAAGACGATTTTGATTTTCTCATTGATTTATCTCGTAAAGATTCTGGGGCTTCTTTTGATGCACAGGGCGATCGCATTCCCACTATTCAAGGAACAGATGAAAGCGAAACCTTCAACCTTTTAGGTAAATTAGGGGTTCAATTTGACGAAAATCAAAGACTCCAATTCACTGCTAACTATTTTTATGATCGCCGAGAAAGTCCATTTATTTCAGATCCTGCTGTAGATTATATAGAAGGAAGAAGGAAAGCAAGAGCCTTACGGGTTGGTACTTTAGAATTTCCTAATGGCGGTGGTCCTCAAATGGATCAAAATATTCTCCTCAACTTAAGTTACAGTCATAACGATTTATGGGGGAGCAGTCTGGATACTCAAATTTACTATCGGGATAACGTCAGTCGTAGTGATCCGCGCGATCGCCGCCCCGGTACCTTCGGTATCTTTCAAGGGGAATTAAACTCCCAAAATTGGGGAACTAGGTTCAGTGTTGATACTCCTGTTAGCCCTCAATTTAATATTTTATGGGGTATCGCAGTTCTGCGTTTGATGAAGGAGTCGATCCTAGTCCCGTTTATAGTTACTTTCTCTTAG